A genomic window from Salvia miltiorrhiza cultivar Shanhuang (shh) chromosome 5, IMPLAD_Smil_shh, whole genome shotgun sequence includes:
- the LOC130985009 gene encoding putative late blight resistance protein homolog R1B-16, giving the protein MAAAYATLVSALNIINNLHHHPRPPISLSIQQVESLTQKIHFLLEFVEGYNPHRGYSKEADPLESRIADAAYATEHAIESHILDQFTNNRENMSYDGLYEALEKVIEDMAYIEEEAKQVQGRVGVVQHQLLPDSSTSSEIPQQSIMVGADDVKRQMMDKLISGDGLQIIPIVGMGGSGKTTLARNIYEERLIKKHFYICAWATISQEYTIREIFGALLRQLNIAVDDNLTEQEFGEILYRYLYHRRYLIIMDDMWSIDAWDRVRNYFPNNKKIGSRIVVTTRLSDLASKLPNSDSLGMELLDEAVSWELLSKTVFGEKGCPLELEEIGKKIGKSCKGLPLSIVVVGGLLAKSKHEREFWEEIGENLNATVNLEDDEHCLKILYMSYKQLPIHLKPCFLYMSVFPEDEEISMSELIRYWVAEGFVKAVSGKSLEEIAKEYLKDLIGRNLVLRSTRDWGKKWYQIHDLLRDLCLREAEKERFYNSASDNAVISVLPPMSQARCLRWNVGRKLSPPDMSLLRIVKTTRFQWNLVGHMHQLVNSRLLQIGSYGTRDGNFPCSIWRFWNLQTLIVYTHNEVTAPTDFWYMPHIRHVKFDFGLRLPDPPNDQDDIVLGNLQSLGRVSDFKCSEQVVQKIPNIKELVFMNGGKYSDDEMYCLSNLDFLTKLESLICNSSGKCVINFPHSLKRLNLCSKDYCWEDILDKVGVLPHLQKLTLDHGRFNKRKWETTEGQFRSLKFFTLTYCRNLEIWKIESSHFPCLERLHLIGVMKLREIPLEFAEIPTLREITVSNCSDSVVVSAKRISEEHEGYYGEGALRVRVRLGKWNRYRAGLEGLDSPNPMFVIEGYY; this is encoded by the coding sequence ATGGCAGCTGCTTATGCAACTCTTGTTTCTGCTTTGAATATCATAAACAACCTTCATCATCATCCCCGCCCTCCTATTTCTCTCTCCATTCAACAAGTTGAGTCTCTCACTCAAAAGATTCATTTCCTGCTCGAATTTGTCGAGGGGTATAACCCCCATCGTGGCTACTCCAAAGAAGCGGATCCATTGGAGTCTCGCATTGCAGATGCAGCTTATGCGACCGAACACGCCATTGAATCTCATATTCTGGATCAGTTCACAAATAATAGAGAAAATATGAGTTATGATGGCTTGTATGAAGCTCTGGAGAAGGTGATAGAAGACATGGCTTATATCGAAGAGGAGGCCAAGCAAGTTCAAGGGAGAGTTGGAGTAGTCCAACATCAGCTGCTTCCTGATTCCTCGACATCTTCTGAGATTCCGCAGCAGAGTATCATGGTTGGTGCTGATGATGTCAAGCGTCAAATGATGGATAAGCTCATTTCTGGTGATGGTCTACAAATCATTCCCATTGTAGGGATGGGCGGCTCgggtaagaccactcttgctagAAATATTTATGAGGAACGTCTTATTAAGAAGCATTTTTATATTTGTGCTTGGGCTACCATCTCTCAAGAATATACCATTAGAGAAATTTTTGGAGCTCTTCTTCGTCAGTTAAATATAGCAGTTGATGACAATTTGACGGAGCAGGAATTTGGAGAAATATTGTATCGATATCTTTATCATAGAAGATACCTAATTAtaatggatgatatgtggagcaTTGATGCATGGGATAGAGTTAGAAATTATTTtccaaataacaaaaaaattggtAGCAGAATAGTGGTAACAACTAGGCTATCAGATTTGGCTTCTAAATTACCTAACTCTGATAGCCTTGGGATGGAACTTTTGGATGAGGCTGTTAGTTGGGAGCTTCTCTCCAAAACTGTGTTTGGGGAAAAAGGTTGCCCTCTTGAATTGGAGGAAATTGGAAAAAAGATTGGAAAAAGTTGCAAAGGACTTCCATTGTCAATTGTTGTGGTGGGAGGCCTTTTGGCCAAGTCCAAACATGAAAGAGAGTTTTGGGAAGAGATAGGGGAAAACTTGAATGCAACTGTTAATTTAGAGGATGATGAACATTGCTTGAAAATACTATACATGAGTTACAAGCAATTGCCAATACATTTGAAACCATGTTTTCTCTATATGAGTGTTTTTCCCGAAGATGAGGAGATTAGTATGTCAGAGCTCATTAGATATTGGGTTGCAGAAGGATTTGTGAAAGCAGTAAGTGGGAAAAGCTTGGAAGAGATAGCGAAGGAGTATTTAAAAGACCTTATTGGTAGGAATCTTGTTTTAAGGAGTACCAGAGATTGGGGAAAGAAGTGGTACCAAATTCATGACTTGTTGAGAGACTTGTGCTTGAGAGAAGCTGAAAAAGAAAGGTTTTATAATAGCGCATCAGATAATGCAGTCATAAGCGTCTTACCGCCTATGTCACAAGCTCGTTGTTTGAGGTGGaatgttggacgaaaattatCACCTCCCGACATGAGCTTGTTGAGGATAGTGAAAACAACTAGATTCCAATGGAATTTAGTTGGACACATGCATCAATTAGTTAACTCACGGTTACTTCAAATAGGTTCTTATGGAACTAGAGATGGGAATTTTCCTTGTTCAATATGGCGATTTTGGAATCTACAAACACTCATTGTTTACACCCACAATGAGGTTACTGCGCCAACTGATTTTTGGTACATGCCTCACATCAGGCATGTTAAGTTCGATTTTGGGCTTCGTCTCCCAGATCCTCCTAACGACCAAGATGACATTGTTTTGGGAAATCTGCAAAGTTTGGGGAGAGTATCAGATTTCAAGTGTAGCGAACAAGTGGTACAAAAAATTCCCAATATAAAAGAATTGGTTTTTATGAATGGGGGAAAGTACTCTGATGATGAGATGTATTGTTTGAGCAATCTCGATTTTCTAACTAAACTTGAGTCCTTGATTTGCAATTCTTCCGGAAAGTGTGTAATCAACTTTCCCCATTCGCTCAAGAGATTAAATCTTTGTAGCAAAGATTATTGTTGGGAAGACATATTGGATAAGGTAGGTGTGTTGCCCCATCTTCAGAAGCTCACACTCGATCATGGGAGGTTCAATAAAAGGAAGTGGGAAACAACTGAAGGCCAATTTCGCAGCCTCAAATTCTTCACTCTTACGTATTGTCGTAATCTAGAAATCTGGAAAATTGAAAGCTCCCACTTTCCATGCCTTGAGCGCCTTCATCTTATTGGAGTAATGAAGTTGCGGGAAATCCCTTTAGAGTTTGCAGAAATACCCACACTTAGAGAAATAACTGTGAGTAATTGCAGTGATTCTGTTGTGGTTTCTGCAAAAAGAATATCAGAGGAACACGAGGGCTATTACGGGGAAGGAGCCCTTCGAGTTCGCGTTCGCCTCGGGAAATGGAACCGTTACAGAGCAGGACTGGAGGGCTTGGATAGTCCTAACCCTATGTTCGTTATTGAGGGTTACTACTAG
- the LOC130985008 gene encoding putative late blight resistance protein homolog R1B-16 translates to MAAAYAALVSAMNIINNLHHHPRPPVSLPIKQVEYLTQKISFLLEFLEGYNPHRGYSKEADPLESRIADAAYAAEYAIESHILNNGENMSYLSIRKIKKKLKKIVYGGLYEALEKVIEDMASIEEEAKQIQERVGVQHQLHTKSTPSDSSRSSIPQQSIMVGAEDVKLQMMDKLTSDLLHLQIIPVVGMGGSGKTTLARTVYEERLIKEHFDICAWATISQEYAIREIFAAVLRQINIALDDDLNDDELGEMLYKHLYGRRYLIIMDDMWSIDAWDRVRNYFPNNENGSRIVVTTRLSDLASTLPNSDSLGMKLLDDDESWQLLSKTVFGEEGCPLELEEIGKKIGKTCKGLPLSIVVVGGLLAKSKHEKEFWKYIGENFNDASVNLEDDERCLKILYMSYKHLPIHLKPCFLYMGVFPEDKKIFISELIKYWVVEGFVKAVSGKSLEEIAKEYLKDLISRNLVLSHELDNIGNIKKCKIHDLLRDLCLREAQKERFYYTALDNVAIRVLPPMSQARSLTWNVQKIQSPLNASLLRIVKTTGVEWLKNDLFGHTNQFVNSRFVQISSYGKRLRNYPCSIWRFWNLQTLIVDTSDEVTAPTDFWYMPHIRHVEFDNGLRLPDPPNDRDDIVLGNLQSLGKGLDFKCSKQVVKKIPNIKKLVFSNWGELDDEMYCLSNLDCLTKLESLHCEISGKYVINFPHSLKSLVLRNNILSSWQDILDKVGVLPHLQKLTLWLGSFNEGKWETSEGQFRSLKFLTLEYSNLEIWEIESSHFPCLECLHLDGLNELREIPLDFAEIATLREIVVEGCSDSAVVSAKRISEEHEDYYGEGALQVRVVLWSNNEAGLESLDGPNFCVER, encoded by the coding sequence ATGGCAGCAGCTTATGCAGCTCTTGTTTCTGCTATGAATATCATAAACAACCTTCACCATCATCCCCGTCCACCTGTTTCTCTCCCCATTAAACAAGTTGAATACCTCACTCAAAAAATCAGTTTCCTGCTGGAATTTCTCGAGGGGTATAACCCCCATCGTGGCTACTCCAAAGAAGCGGATCCATTGGAGTCTCGCATTGCAGATGCAGCTTATGCGGCCGAATACGCCATTGAATCTCATATTTTGAATAATGGAGAAAATATGAGTTATCTATcaataagaaaaattaaaaaaaaattaaaaaaaattgtttatggTGGCCTTTATGAAGCTCTGGAGAAGGTGATAGAAGACATGGCTTCTATCGAAGAGGAGGCCAAGCAAATTCAAGAGAGAGTTGGAGTCCAACATCAGCTGCACACAAAGTCAACGCCTTCGGATTCCTCGAGATCTTCGATTCCGCAGCAGAGTATCATGGTGGGTGCTGAGGATGTCAAGCTTCAAATGATGGATAAGCTCACTTCTGATCTCCTTCATCTACAGATCATTCCCGTTGTAGGGATGGGCGGCTCgggtaagaccactcttgctagAACTGTTTATGAAGAACGTCTTATTAAGGAGCATTTTGATATTTGTGCGTGGGCTACCATCTCTCAAGAATATGCCATTAGAGAAATTTTTGCAGCTGTTCTTCGTCAGATTAATATAGCACTTGATGACGATTTGAATGATGATGAATTAGGAGAAATGTTGTATAAACATCTTTATGGAAGAAGATACTTAATTAtaatggatgatatgtggagcaTTGATGCATGGGATAGAGTTAGAAATTATTTTCCAAATAACGAAAATGGTAGCAGAATAGTGGTAACAACTAGGCTATCAGATTTGGCTTCTACATTACCCAACTCTGATAGCCTTGGGATGAAACTTTTGGATGATGATGAAAGTTGGCAGCTTCTCTCCAAAACTGTGTTTGGGGAAGAAGGTTGCCCTCTTGAATTGGAGGAAATCGGAAAAAAGATTGGAAAAACCTGCAAAGGACTTCCATTGTCGATTGTTGTGGTGGGAGGCCTTTTGGCCAAGTCCAAACATGAAAAAGAGTTTTGGAAATACATAGGGGAAAACTTTAATGATGCAAGTGTTAATTTAGAGGATGATGAACGTTGCTTGAAAATATTATACATGAGTTACAAGCACTTGCCAATACATTTGAAACCATGTTTTCTCTATATGGGAGTTTTCCCTGAAGATAAGAAGATTTTTATCTCAGAGCTCATTAAATATTGGGTTGTGGAAGGATTTGTGAAAGCAGTAAGTGGGAAAAGCTTGGAAGAGATAGCAAAAGAGTATTTAAAAGACCTTATTAGTAGAAATCTTGTTTTAAGTCATGAGTTGGATAATATTGGAAACATAAAAAAGTGTAAAATTCATGACTTGTTGAGAGACTTGTGTTTGAGAGAAGCTCAAAAAGAAAGGTTTTATTATACCGCGTTAGATAATGTAGCCATAAGAGTCTTGCCACCTATGTCACAAGCTCGTTCTTTGACGTGGAATGTTCAAAAAATACAATCACCTCTCAATGCGAGCTTGTTGAGGATAGTGAAAACAACTGGAGTTGAATGgttaaaaaatgatttatttggaCACACGAATCAATTTGTTAACTCACGGTTCGTTCAAATAAGTTCTTACGGAAAAAGATTGAGGAATTATCCTTGTTCAATATGGCGATTTTGGAATCTACAAACATTAATTGTTGACACCAGCGATGAGGTTACTGCGCCAACTGATTTTTGGTACATGCCTCACATCAGGCATGTTGAGTTCGACAACGGTCTTCGTCTCCCAGATCCTCCTAACGATCGAGACGACATTGTCTTGGGAAATCTGCAAAGTTTGGGGAAAGGATTAGATTTCAAGTGTAGCAAACAAGTGGTCAAAAAAATTcccaatataaaaaaattggttTTTTCTAATTGGGGAGAGCTTGATGATGAGATGTATTGTTTGAGCAATCTCGATTGTCTAACTAAACTTGAGTCCTTGCATTGCGAGATTTCTGGAAAGTATGTCATCAACTTTCCCCATTCGCTCAAGAGTTTAGTTCTTCGTAACAACATATTGAGTTCGTGGCAAGACATATTGGATAAGGTAGGTGTGTTGCCCCATCTTCAGAAGCTCACACTCTGGTTGGGGAGTTTCAACGAAGGGAAGTGGGAAACAAGTGAAGGCCAATTCCGCAGCCTCAAATTCTTGACTCTTGAGTATAGTAATCTAGAAATATGGGAAATTGAAAGCTCCCACTTTCCATGCCTTGAGTGCCTTCATCTTGATGGACTAAATGAGTTGCGGGAAATCCCTTTAGATTTCGCAGAGATAGCCACACTTAGAGAAATTGTTGTGGAAGGTTGCAGTGATTCGGCAGTGGTTTCTGCAAAACGAATATCAGAGGAACACGAGGACTATTACGGGGAAGGAGCCCTTCAGGTTCGCGTTGTCCTGTGGAGTAATAACGAAGCAGGACTAGAGAGCTTAGATGGTCCTAACTTTTGTGTTGAACGTTAA
- the LOC131024765 gene encoding putative late blight resistance protein homolog R1B-16, whose product MAAAYATLVSALNIINNLQLHPTPPISLHTKQVESLTQKISFLLEFLQGYNPHRDYCKEADPLECRIADAAYAAEHAIESHIFNQFTNNGENMSYDGLYEALEKVIKDMASIEEEAKKIQGKVGVQHQLHTNSTPLDSSRSSSIPQQSSMVGADDVKLQMMDKLTSDLLHLHIIPIVGMGGSGKTTLARSIYEEPLIKEHFDICAWATISQEYAIREIFSGPLRQLNIEFDAKLNEDELGEKLYKYLYGRRYLMIMDDMWSIDAWDRVRNYFPNNENGSRIVVTTRLSDLASKLPNSDSLGMKLLDEAESWELLCKTVFGKEGCPLELEEIGKKIGKSCKGLPLSIVVVGGLLAKSKHERECWEGIWENLNASVNLGDDERCLKILYMSYKQLPIHLKPCFLYMGVFPEDEEIVFSDLIKFWVAEGFVKAVSGKSLEEIAKEYLKDLIGRNLVLSHELDSIGNIKECKIHDLLRDLCLREAEKERFFYNTLSDNEAISVLPPMSQARSLTWNNRQELSPLNMSLLRIVKATGFEHMDQLVNSRILRLDIEGIGGEDFPCSIWRFWNLQTLVVHIGDTTAPTDFWCMPRIRHVDFESLRLPDPSNDQDDIVLGNLQTLGTILDFKCSEQVVKKIPNIKELVFENWGECDGEIYCYNNLNCLTKLESLYCSILQISVINFPHSLKRLNLRSIKCLDDTLDKAGVLPHLEELTLYCGKFKEGKWETTEDQFRSLKFLALDYSHNLKIWKIESSDLPCLERLHLIGLNELREIPLEFAETATLREIIVVRCSDSGKKNIRGTRGLLRGRNPSSSR is encoded by the coding sequence ATGGCAGCAGCTTATGCAACTCTCGTTTCTGCTTTGAATATCATAAACAACCTTCAGCTTCATCCTACCCCTCCTATTTCTCTCCACACTAAACAAGTTGAGTCTCTCACTCAAAAAATCAGTTTCCTGCTGGAATTTCTCCAAGGCTATAACCCCCATCGTGACTACTGCAAAGAAGCCGATCCATTGGAGTGTCGCATTGCAGATGCAGCTTATGCGGCCGAACACGCCAttgaatctcatattttcaatCAGTTCACAAATAATGGAGAAAATATGAGTTATGATGGCTTGTATGAAGCTCTGGAGAAGGTGATAAAAGACATGGCTTCTATCGAAGAGGAGGCGAAAAAAATTCAAGGGAAAGTTGGAGTCCAACATCAGCTGCACACAAACTCAACGCCTTTGGATTCGTCGAGATCTTCTTCGATCCCGCAGCAGAGTAGCATGGTGGGTGCTGATGATGTCAAGCTTCAAATGATGGATAAGCTCACTTCTGATCTCCTTCATCTACATATCATTCCCATTGTAGGGATGGGCGGCTctggtaagaccactcttgctagATCTATTTATGAAGAACCTCTTATTAAAGAGCATTTTGATATTTGTGCGTGGGCTACCATCTCTCAAGAATATGCCATTAGAGAAATTTTTTCAGGACCCCTTCGTCAgttaaatattgaatttgatgCCAAATTGAACGAGGATGAATTAGGAGAAAAGTTGTATAAATATCTTTATGGTAGAAGATACCTAATGAtaatggatgatatgtggagcaTTGATGCATGGGATAGAGTTAGAAATTATTTTCCAAATAATGAAAATGGTAGCAGAATAGTGGTAACAACTAGGTTATCAGATTTGGCTTCTAAATTACCCAACTCTGATAGCCTTGGGATGAAACTTTTGGATGAGGCTGAGAGTTGGGAGCTTCTCTGCAAAACTGTGTTTGGGAAAGAAGGTTGCCCTCTTGAATTGGAGGAGATCGGAAAAAAGATTGGGAAAAGCTGCAAAGGACTTCCATTGTCAATTGTAGTGGTGGGAGGCCTTTTGGCAAAGTCCAAACATGAAAGAGAATGCTGGGAAGGCATATGGGAAAACTTGAATGCAAGTGTTAATTTAGGGGATGATGAACGTTGCTTGAAAATACTATACATGAGTTACAAGCAATTGCCAATACATTTGAAACCATGCTTTCTCTATATGGGAGTTTTTCCCGAAGATGAGGAGATAGTTTTCTCGGACCTCATTAAATTTTGGGTTGCGGAAGGATTTGTGAAAGCAGTAAGTGGGAAAAGCTTAGAAGAGATAGCGAAAGAGTATTTAAAAGACCTTATCGGTAGAAATCTTGTTTTAAGTCATGAGTTGGATAGTATTGGAAACATAAAAGAGTGCAAAATTCATGACTTGTTGAGAGACTTGTGCTTGAGAGAAGCGGAAAAAGAAAGGTTTTTTTATAATACCTTATCAGATAATGAGGCCATAAGCGTCTTGCCGCCTATGTCACAAGCTCGTTCTTTGACGTGGAATAATCGACAAGAACTATCACCTCTCAATATGAGCTTGTTGAGGATAGTGAAAGCAACTGGATTCGAACACATGGATCAATTAGTTAACTCACGAATCCTTCGATTAGATATTGAAGGAATAGGAGGGGAGGATTTTCCGTGTTCAATATGGCGATTTTGGAATCTACAAACACTAGTTGTTCACATCGGGGACACTACTGCGCCAACTGATTTTTGGTGCATGCCTCGCATCAGGCATGTTGACTTCGAAAGTCTTCGTCTCCCAGATCCTTCTAACGACCAAGATGACATTGTTTTAGGAAATCTGCAAACGTTGGGGACAATATTAGATTTCAAGTGTAGCGAGCAAGTCGTCAAAAAAATTCCCAATATAAAAGAATTGGTTTTTGAAAATTGGGGAGAGTGTGATGGTGAGATTTATTGTTACAACAATCTCAATTGTCTAACTAAACTTGAGTCCTTGTATTGCAGCATCCTTCAAATAAGTGTAATCAACTTTCCCCATTCGCTCAAGAGATTGAATCTTCGAAGCATTAAGTGCTTGGACGACACTTTGGATAAGGCAGGTGTGTTGCCCCATCTTGAGGAGCTCACACTCTACTGTGGGAAGTTCAAGGAAGGGAAGTGGGAAACAACTGAAGACCAATTTCGCAGCCTCAAATTCTTGGCTCTTGACTATAGTCATAATCtaaaaatctggaaaattgaAAGCTCCGACTTACCTTGCCTTGAGCGCCTTCATCTTATTGGATTAAACGAGTTGCGGGAAATCCCTTTAGAGTTTGCAGAAACAGCCACACTTAGGGAAATTATTGTGGTCCGTTGCAGCGATTCGGGCAAAAAGAATATCAGAGGAACACGAGGACTATTACGGGGAAGGAACCCTTCAAGTTCACGTTGA